A genomic segment from Streptomyces sp. AM 4-1-1 encodes:
- a CDS encoding DNA methylase yields the protein MTTRTLSPASYDRLTATVARDTGERHTAALWIHAAALVRHAYDHGLAPADDRPPGPDGLLKSLENLANCHPALAPLADPAVLPLWEQPLGAAAWAAVEEFWDRHPALEDERRVDGYALGDAYQLLSEEARKGRALCQTPPWVARLLLRLSLEPAMEEWGPADVRMIDPACGTGHLAVAAFHMVRVPPVHGRRPSPVGHGPRAVERALAAVSGVDLDAYAAALTAYRLLACSAHVLGVGLDRVPASWPVNVAAADSLLDRTEPLLAAGAYHACVANPPYITPKDSAVRDQVRAAYPQVAAGKYSLALPFTALMLEYLAAPGGFVAQLTANSFMKREFGRRYVTEFLPRFDARWIIDTSGAYIPGHGTPTCILVHRARPPVGETVTVIRGNGGEPHVPEDPARGLVWRAIEDAVDSRLAWDRFQAGADFARLSGEPTP from the coding sequence ATGACCACCCGCACCCTGTCCCCGGCTTCCTACGACAGGCTCACCGCCACGGTCGCACGCGACACCGGAGAGCGGCACACGGCCGCCCTGTGGATCCACGCCGCGGCCCTCGTCCGCCACGCCTACGACCACGGCCTGGCCCCGGCCGACGACCGCCCACCGGGCCCGGACGGCCTGCTGAAGTCCCTGGAGAACCTCGCGAACTGCCACCCTGCCCTGGCCCCGCTCGCCGATCCGGCGGTACTGCCCCTGTGGGAGCAGCCGCTCGGCGCTGCGGCCTGGGCCGCCGTCGAGGAGTTCTGGGACCGGCACCCTGCCCTCGAAGACGAGCGTCGCGTGGACGGCTACGCGCTGGGCGACGCCTACCAGTTGCTATCCGAGGAGGCCCGCAAGGGGCGCGCCCTGTGTCAGACGCCGCCCTGGGTCGCCCGTCTCCTGCTGCGCCTGTCGCTGGAGCCGGCCATGGAGGAATGGGGGCCGGCCGACGTCCGGATGATCGACCCCGCCTGCGGGACCGGGCACCTCGCCGTGGCTGCATTCCACATGGTCCGCGTCCCGCCGGTGCACGGCCGCCGGCCCAGCCCGGTCGGGCACGGGCCACGGGCCGTCGAGCGGGCGCTCGCCGCGGTGTCTGGTGTGGACCTCGACGCGTACGCCGCCGCACTGACCGCCTACCGGCTCCTGGCGTGCTCCGCGCACGTCCTCGGCGTGGGCCTGGACCGCGTCCCGGCGTCGTGGCCCGTCAACGTGGCCGCCGCCGACTCCCTGCTGGACCGCACCGAGCCCCTGCTGGCAGCCGGCGCCTACCACGCGTGCGTGGCCAACCCGCCATACATCACCCCGAAAGACTCCGCCGTCCGCGACCAGGTCCGCGCCGCGTACCCGCAGGTGGCGGCCGGCAAGTACTCGCTGGCCCTTCCCTTCACCGCGCTGATGCTCGAGTACCTGGCCGCCCCGGGAGGCTTCGTGGCGCAGCTGACCGCGAACTCGTTCATGAAAAGGGAGTTCGGCAGGCGATACGTCACCGAGTTCCTTCCTCGCTTCGACGCGCGCTGGATCATCGACACCTCCGGCGCCTACATCCCGGGGCACGGAACACCCACCTGCATCCTCGTGCACCGGGCCCGGCCGCCGGTCGGCGAAACGGTCACGGTGATCCGGGGCAACGGCGGAGAGCCCCACGTTCCCGAGGACCCCGCGCGAGGGCTTGTCTGGAGAGCGATCGAGGACGCGGTCGACAGTCGGCTGGCCTGGGACCGGTTCCAAGCGGGTGCGGACTTCGCCCGGCTCAGCGGGGAACCCACTCCATGA
- a CDS encoding DUF4007 family protein — protein MSNRTAMTGCLPAFGRHRGYPPRYGWLRKVYDALLQDPAALRRPDATVVLGVGKSMVPSMAFWSQAFGLAARNGQDLVPTDRARWLLEDETGADPYLELDSSLWLLHWWLVSAEQCHVPSWRYLFGYSPLSRSNRAETQGRLAAAAEAAGHRTPASSVLASDIACLVTMYAPGDHTAANIEDELSSPFRTLHLLDSEPPADRTADRSHLVALLRTAGRHCPAPVQAYASLDFAARTAGPVAGSISLARLASDPLGPGRLLLTGTADLRRALHQVADRQADLAVVQSGDGQETLAYSCSPALLAEDVLADAFPALRPAPSSASEKGSSPARS, from the coding sequence GTGTCGAACCGCACCGCCATGACCGGTTGCCTGCCAGCCTTCGGCCGGCACCGCGGCTATCCACCGCGCTACGGGTGGCTGCGCAAGGTCTACGACGCCCTGCTCCAGGACCCAGCCGCCCTGCGCCGCCCCGACGCGACCGTCGTGCTCGGCGTCGGCAAGAGCATGGTCCCTTCCATGGCCTTCTGGTCCCAGGCCTTCGGGCTGGCCGCCCGCAACGGTCAGGACCTGGTCCCCACCGACCGCGCCCGCTGGCTCCTTGAAGACGAGACCGGCGCCGATCCCTACCTTGAACTCGACAGCAGCCTGTGGCTACTGCACTGGTGGTTGGTGAGCGCCGAGCAGTGCCACGTGCCCAGCTGGCGGTATCTCTTCGGATACTCCCCGCTCAGCCGGTCCAACCGCGCGGAGACGCAGGGGCGCCTGGCGGCCGCCGCCGAAGCGGCCGGGCACAGGACCCCGGCCTCGTCGGTACTCGCCTCGGACATCGCCTGCCTGGTAACCATGTACGCTCCCGGCGACCACACCGCCGCGAACATCGAGGACGAGCTCTCCAGCCCTTTCCGCACCCTCCACCTGCTCGATTCCGAGCCTCCCGCCGACCGCACAGCCGACCGAAGCCACCTCGTGGCGCTGCTGCGCACGGCCGGCCGCCACTGCCCCGCGCCCGTTCAGGCATACGCGAGTCTGGACTTCGCGGCCCGGACCGCAGGCCCTGTGGCCGGCTCCATCAGCCTGGCCCGGCTCGCCTCCGACCCCCTCGGGCCAGGCCGACTCCTTCTCACCGGCACCGCCGACCTCCGCCGCGCCCTGCATCAAGTCGCAGATCGGCAAGCGGATCTGGCCGTCGTGCAGTCGGGCGACGGGCAGGAGACGCTCGCCTATTCGTGCTCGCCAGCTCTCCTCGCCGAGGATGTCCTGGCCGACGCCTTCCCCGCGCTGCGGCCGGCCCCCAGCAGTGCTTCGGAGAAGGGGAGTTCTCCAGCCCGGTCCTGA
- a CDS encoding N-6 DNA methylase, with protein sequence MSADSTANLVTEAIDQVLTHGARKCTDPSCARHAGTTDCPPISISRSPGSVLGEAVAEAWHAAAGGSRLDIPAGVVAALALWPQKSPGAEAADTIAAYIAAQPSRVLVRGLADSANFYWGLRPDLWTAARPLFDWTREDLHDTHLAGVRAVARAALRHGVLQHTGDTDPAERSRTDLMSWVITSLRHHHSRRSLGEYHTPPDISDLMANVLAEGSTGKRPRQRGEWALEPTAGTGGLFRSAAQDLRRDGEDPAERGWVMLELDPLAAAGAAVNTLVWELGPRAFVGCGDVLAQPDLAEETLAQARDMARHCDDVKKLIGFAIATRTTNQLLDALTASR encoded by the coding sequence ATGTCCGCTGATTCCACTGCCAACCTCGTGACCGAGGCCATCGACCAGGTGCTCACCCACGGGGCACGCAAGTGCACCGATCCGAGCTGCGCCCGGCACGCCGGTACGACCGACTGCCCCCCGATCTCCATCAGCCGTAGCCCCGGCTCCGTCCTCGGTGAAGCGGTCGCCGAGGCCTGGCACGCCGCCGCCGGCGGCAGTCGGCTCGACATCCCCGCAGGGGTCGTCGCTGCCCTCGCCCTGTGGCCCCAGAAGTCCCCCGGTGCCGAGGCCGCCGACACGATCGCCGCATACATCGCCGCGCAGCCCTCGCGCGTGCTGGTCCGAGGCCTGGCCGATAGCGCCAACTTCTACTGGGGCCTTCGCCCCGACCTGTGGACCGCTGCCCGCCCGCTGTTCGACTGGACCAGGGAGGACCTACACGACACCCACCTCGCGGGCGTACGCGCCGTGGCCCGTGCCGCGCTGCGCCACGGAGTCCTTCAGCACACGGGAGACACCGACCCCGCCGAGCGGTCCCGGACCGACCTCATGTCCTGGGTCATCACGAGCCTGCGCCACCACCACTCCCGGCGCAGCCTCGGCGAGTACCACACACCGCCCGACATCAGCGATCTGATGGCCAACGTGCTGGCCGAAGGCAGCACAGGAAAGCGACCCCGTCAACGCGGCGAGTGGGCGCTCGAGCCGACCGCCGGCACCGGAGGACTCTTCCGCTCCGCCGCACAGGACCTGCGCCGCGACGGAGAGGACCCGGCGGAACGCGGCTGGGTCATGCTTGAACTCGACCCCCTGGCCGCCGCCGGAGCCGCCGTCAACACCCTCGTCTGGGAACTGGGCCCCCGTGCGTTCGTCGGCTGTGGAGACGTTCTCGCGCAGCCCGACCTGGCCGAGGAAACCCTCGCTCAGGCGCGCGACATGGCCCGTCACTGCGACGACGTCAAAAAGCTGATCGGCTTCGCGATCGCCACCCGCACCACCAACCAGCTGCTGGACGCCCTTACGGCCAGCAGGTAG
- a CDS encoding GNAT family N-acetyltransferase, translated as MGTTRTRLPGVTLRDAAPADADAVMRLLADVNPDDPDAFEDVRPNLSLPQEGPLSHFRALMVVAESNEGETLGALLAGPPLWLFGHPGVDVALAHLLAERIAMITAVAVAPEQRGRGVGSELVRHSVRRFTRAGYGLLTLNCFPGLESYYQGLGFSIMDDLNVSLGPLNAVGHRWGDTRVAARPLDRYTTFADVPGLTSPVVSGILPNTRMARGAYFDGAQFRA; from the coding sequence ATGGGTACCACCCGCACCCGCCTGCCCGGCGTCACCCTCCGCGACGCGGCCCCCGCTGACGCCGACGCCGTCATGCGGCTCCTCGCCGACGTGAACCCCGACGATCCCGACGCGTTCGAGGACGTCCGGCCGAACCTGTCTCTGCCTCAAGAAGGACCCCTCTCCCACTTCCGGGCCCTGATGGTCGTGGCCGAAAGCAATGAAGGCGAGACGCTCGGGGCCCTCCTCGCAGGTCCCCCGCTGTGGCTCTTCGGCCATCCCGGCGTCGACGTGGCGCTGGCGCACCTTCTGGCGGAACGCATCGCGATGATCACCGCGGTTGCCGTGGCCCCCGAGCAGCGCGGGCGAGGCGTCGGGTCCGAACTCGTCCGGCATTCCGTACGTCGCTTCACGCGCGCCGGCTACGGGTTGCTGACGCTGAACTGCTTCCCTGGGCTGGAAAGCTACTACCAGGGACTCGGCTTCTCGATCATGGACGACCTGAACGTGTCCCTCGGCCCCCTGAACGCGGTCGGGCACCGGTGGGGCGACACCCGGGTGGCCGCCCGGCCCCTGGACCGGTACACGACCTTCGCGGACGTCCCTGGCCTCACCTCCCCGGTCGTCTCGGGCATCCTTCCCAACACCCGGATGGCCCGTGGCGCGTACTTCGACGGGGCACAGTTTCGCGCCTGA
- a CDS encoding ADP-ribosylglycohydrolase family protein gives MNAKLVALTTSTPAPAAHSLNIHATDRAAGVLLGAACGDALGVPYEFARRLGSDEQPAMIGGGLGPYKPGEYSDDTQMHVCIAAVASTGIDLTSPTALDQIARNFHFWRDGGASDIGNQTSGVLRAAKSHKTGTPAQAMTAEADAYTARTRFSAGNGSLMRTGIVALAYLDDVDGMVRAATVISSLTHSDPECVEACILWCAGIRTAVMEGTFDGVRDGITLLAEDRQEIWHARLDEAEANPPHHWDRNGYVVTALQAAWSAITRTPVPELAPERGSFPAQHFKLATEAAVRAGNDTDTVAAIAGALLGARWGVSAIPLAWQQAVNGWPTMTAPDLVRLAVLTARKGMDDNDGWPSAPRVKIPGYAGKEYATQHPDDPGVLLGNLPMTEFAGTPPVDAVVSLCRVGQGPIFSGTDVEHVRVWLVDKEGENPNLHYALDQAARQVLRLRKEGKRVFLHCVAGRSRTPAVAATYSTLLGTDPRTALTDVWAALGKHWTLLAHPQLHDAVYELAGQPPYPPQPRTRRRFFRKRS, from the coding sequence GTGAATGCCAAGCTCGTTGCCCTTACAACCTCCACCCCGGCCCCGGCGGCCCACTCGCTCAACATCCACGCCACTGACCGCGCAGCCGGCGTCCTTCTCGGCGCTGCGTGCGGTGATGCCCTCGGCGTTCCCTATGAGTTCGCCCGCCGACTGGGCTCCGATGAGCAGCCCGCCATGATCGGTGGCGGGCTGGGCCCTTACAAGCCCGGCGAGTACTCCGACGACACTCAGATGCACGTGTGCATCGCCGCCGTCGCGTCCACCGGCATCGACCTCACCAGCCCGACCGCACTCGACCAGATCGCCCGCAACTTCCACTTCTGGCGCGACGGGGGCGCAAGCGACATCGGGAACCAGACCAGCGGCGTGCTCCGCGCCGCGAAGAGCCACAAGACGGGCACGCCCGCCCAGGCCATGACGGCGGAAGCTGACGCCTACACCGCCCGCACCCGGTTCAGTGCGGGCAACGGCTCGCTGATGCGGACCGGCATCGTGGCCCTCGCCTACCTGGACGATGTGGACGGAATGGTCCGGGCCGCCACGGTGATCAGCTCCCTCACCCACAGCGACCCCGAGTGCGTCGAGGCGTGCATCCTGTGGTGCGCGGGCATTCGGACCGCCGTGATGGAAGGCACCTTCGACGGCGTCCGCGACGGCATCACACTGCTTGCCGAGGACCGGCAGGAGATCTGGCACGCGAGGCTGGACGAGGCCGAGGCGAACCCGCCGCACCACTGGGACCGCAACGGGTATGTCGTCACCGCCCTCCAGGCCGCGTGGTCCGCAATCACCCGCACGCCCGTTCCCGAGCTGGCACCGGAGCGTGGATCGTTCCCCGCCCAGCACTTCAAGCTCGCCACCGAAGCGGCCGTCCGGGCGGGAAACGACACGGACACCGTGGCCGCGATCGCGGGTGCCCTCCTGGGAGCGCGCTGGGGCGTCTCGGCCATCCCGCTCGCCTGGCAGCAGGCCGTGAACGGCTGGCCCACAATGACCGCCCCGGATCTCGTCCGCCTGGCCGTCCTGACCGCCCGCAAGGGCATGGACGACAACGACGGATGGCCCTCGGCCCCGCGCGTCAAGATCCCCGGCTACGCCGGAAAGGAGTACGCCACACAGCACCCTGACGACCCCGGTGTCCTGCTCGGCAACCTCCCCATGACTGAGTTCGCTGGCACACCGCCGGTCGATGCGGTCGTCTCCCTGTGCCGAGTCGGACAGGGGCCGATCTTCTCCGGGACCGACGTCGAACACGTCCGCGTCTGGCTGGTCGACAAGGAAGGCGAGAACCCCAACCTTCACTACGCCCTCGACCAGGCGGCCCGCCAAGTTCTCCGACTCCGCAAGGAAGGCAAGCGGGTCTTCCTCCACTGCGTCGCAGGCCGCTCGCGCACCCCCGCCGTGGCAGCGACGTACAGCACGCTCCTGGGAACGGACCCCCGCACGGCCCTGACGGACGTCTGGGCGGCCCTGGGCAAGCACTGGACCCTCCTGGCGCACCCGCAGCTCCACGACGCCGTCTATGAGCTGGCCGGGCAGCCGCCGTACCCGCCGCAGCCCCGTACCCGCCGTCGCTTCTTCCGCAAGCGCAGCTGA